The Nitrososphaerales archaeon genome has a window encoding:
- a CDS encoding SIS domain-containing protein, translated as MLDSHEIEAIDRSSICDAYDAWPEYCKVAYGRSINVDEKFFDGVTSIVFSGMGGSGTTGDIISDLTCLKSAIPVYVTKSYHIPAFVNKNTLFIAMSVSGDTEETLTALLEAVSKSAKVVAISQGGEIENICKKKNLLHVKIEQRISPRITLPEVLYSALKLLSYFHLGYISGEVEDSIQTMIEVGKKICKQCNFEQNPAKQLAKWMFGSIPAVYCSPLQRGVGIRFKNSVNENAKINAIAAEILDSCHNELVSWGYRNKSAENEILRPILVRSNFDPEEVKKRFDVFKEMLERNEHEVYEVPLYGSTPLANVVSSLYLLDYSTIYLGILKKVDPTPINAVFEFKDEMKKRLDYFAKYVRPKLN; from the coding sequence ATGCTTGACTCTCATGAAATAGAAGCAATTGACAGGTCATCTATATGTGATGCCTATGACGCATGGCCTGAGTATTGTAAAGTTGCATATGGAAGAAGCATAAATGTAGATGAGAAGTTCTTTGACGGTGTAACTTCAATAGTTTTTTCAGGAATGGGAGGCTCTGGTACAACTGGTGACATAATTTCTGACCTGACGTGCTTAAAGTCTGCCATTCCTGTTTATGTTACAAAGAGTTACCACATACCGGCATTCGTTAACAAAAATACTTTGTTCATTGCAATGAGTGTATCTGGAGATACAGAAGAGACACTTACGGCGTTGCTTGAGGCTGTGTCTAAAAGTGCGAAGGTTGTTGCCATCTCGCAGGGCGGAGAAATTGAAAACATATGCAAGAAGAAAAACCTCTTGCATGTGAAGATAGAGCAGAGGATTTCGCCGCGCATAACGTTGCCTGAGGTTCTATACTCCGCACTAAAGCTGCTTTCATATTTTCACTTAGGCTATATCAGTGGTGAGGTCGAGGATTCTATTCAAACGATGATAGAGGTAGGGAAAAAGATTTGCAAACAATGTAATTTTGAACAGAATCCTGCAAAGCAACTAGCCAAATGGATGTTCGGTAGCATACCAGCAGTCTACTGTTCGCCTCTACAGCGTGGGGTTGGAATTAGATTTAAGAATTCTGTGAATGAAAATGCTAAGATAAACGCTATTGCAGCAGAAATACTGGATTCATGCCATAACGAATTGGTATCATGGGGGTATAGAAATAAGAGTGCAGAAAATGAGATCCTAAGACCCATACTGGTCAGAAGCAATTTTGATCCGGAAGAGGTAAAGAAGAGATTCGATGTATTTAAGGAGATGTTGGAAAGAAATGAACATGAAGTATACGAAGTTCCATTGTACGGTTCAACACCACTTGCAAACGTCGTATCATCCCTTTATCTTTTAGACTACTCAACTATATATCTAGGAATTCTAAAGAAAGTCGATCCTACACCAATAAACGCCGTTTTTGAATTCAAGGATGAGATGAAGAAGCGCTTGGATTATTTTGCCAAGTATGTTAGACCTAAGCTAAATTAA
- a CDS encoding winged helix-turn-helix domain-containing protein → MPDPGAKRLFWFLFAGSCGGDTRIRIITLLKEKPYNTNQLAEALGLDYKAIQHHISVLEKNNLITRQGEKYGVLFFISPYLEVNMDAFDEICSKIGKK, encoded by the coding sequence ATGCCCGATCCTGGTGCAAAACGACTCTTCTGGTTTTTGTTTGCAGGTTCATGTGGCGGTGATACTAGAATCAGGATTATCACGCTGTTGAAGGAAAAGCCTTACAACACGAACCAACTCGCCGAGGCGTTGGGATTGGATTACAAAGCAATTCAGCACCACATCAGTGTACTTGAAAAGAACAATTTAATTACTAGACAGGGAGAAAAGTATGGTGTTCTATTCTTCATTTCTCCTTATTTGGAAGTTAACATGGACGCATTTGATGAGATATGTAGCAAAATTGGAAAAAAGTAA